Proteins encoded together in one uncultured Sphaerochaeta sp. window:
- the holA gene encoding DNA polymerase III subunit delta — protein sequence MSERAYLLLGPETGAKEQVLKDIRDKLKEAHGGEIELSRFYPFETENGEILTALNNNSLFSDHRMVILSQAEQLGSPMVESIANYLAHPVETATLIIISSELYLSQKIMKAIPKRNIQTFYDLLENQKTDWIRNFFRKLGISITADGIDLLIDLTEDNTQELRLICNQLAIFWQIDKRSRPIEEEDVETYIYHSRQEDAFTLFPLIARGDLKQSMQSLHSILGSGDSQSSILLVNGLLWQFRRLYSLQEFIFQGGNESEAYLQAHVQGKNSPIKKPKDKTTYRNALQRFDLESIRRIIIALGEADLEVKESGSELTDLVLERLLYRIIKCQGKPLNKASFASLI from the coding sequence ATGAGTGAACGAGCATATCTTCTTCTCGGCCCTGAAACAGGCGCTAAGGAACAGGTACTGAAAGATATTCGGGACAAACTTAAAGAGGCCCATGGTGGTGAGATAGAGCTTAGCAGATTCTACCCATTCGAGACCGAAAATGGGGAGATTCTCACTGCACTGAACAACAACAGTCTGTTCAGCGACCATCGTATGGTTATCTTGAGCCAGGCTGAGCAACTTGGATCACCCATGGTGGAATCGATTGCAAACTATCTTGCCCATCCGGTGGAAACAGCAACGCTGATCATCATTTCCAGTGAGCTTTATCTCTCACAGAAGATCATGAAGGCAATTCCCAAGAGGAATATTCAGACGTTCTATGATCTCCTGGAAAACCAAAAGACTGATTGGATCAGAAATTTCTTCAGGAAGTTGGGAATTTCCATCACGGCCGATGGAATAGATCTCCTCATTGACCTCACTGAAGACAATACCCAGGAATTACGTCTTATCTGCAACCAGCTGGCCATATTTTGGCAGATCGATAAACGCAGTCGCCCCATTGAGGAAGAGGATGTCGAGACCTATATCTATCATAGCAGACAGGAAGATGCATTCACCCTCTTCCCCTTGATCGCCAGGGGAGACCTGAAACAGAGCATGCAATCACTGCACAGTATTCTTGGTAGTGGGGACAGCCAAAGCTCCATTCTCTTGGTGAATGGATTACTCTGGCAGTTCAGGAGGCTCTACTCACTCCAGGAGTTCATCTTCCAGGGCGGCAATGAGAGTGAGGCGTACTTGCAAGCACATGTACAGGGAAAGAACAGCCCGATCAAGAAACCCAAGGATAAAACCACGTACAGGAATGCCTTGCAACGATTCGACCTCGAGTCCATCAGGAGGATAATCATTGCGCTGGGAGAGGCTGACCTCGAAGTCAAGGAATCCGGCAGCGAGCTCACAGATCTGGTGCTTGAGAGATTACTCTACCGGATCATTAAATGTCAGGGGAAACCCCTCAATAAAGCCAGCTTTGCCTCTCTGATCTAG